The Teredinibacter sp. KSP-S5-2 genomic interval AAACAATATCGAAGAGGAACGACGGCTCACATACGTTGGCATCACCCGAGCCAAGAAAACACTGACCATGACCCTGGCGGGTACACGCAAGCAGTTTGGCGAGAAGTCCGAAACCACCCCCAGCCGGTTTTTGGATGAACTTCCAGAAGAAGACATCGAAGCCGAAGGCTTTGCTAAAGCCTGCCCAATAGAAAATGAGAAAAAAGGGCAGGAAACCATGGCAACCCTGATGAACCTGTTTGACTAAATCTCCCTCGCAGTGAGTACATACTTACACACAACAAACTAACCGACAGGCAAAGCAGTTCTGCTCATGGGCGACTTCAGTACAAACGAAGAATGCACACCGCTCACCCCTTCAATGGTGGTCAGCTTGTTCAGCAGGAACTGCTGATAGGCATCCATATCTTTCACAATCACCTTCAGTAGATAATCCGCCGCCTGACCGGTAATCAGATGGCATTCCAATACCTCGGCAAACTGGCTGACTTTTTTCTCAAAGGTTTCAAACCTGTCTGGTGAGTGTTTGTCCATGCTGATATGAATAAAGGACATCAACGTCAGCCCCAGCTTTTTGGCATTAAGCAAGGCGACATAACCATCAATCAACCCGGCTTCCTCCAGCGCCCGCACCCGGCGCAAACACGGGGAAGGAGAAAGACTGATACTGTCCGCCAATTCCTGATTACTGACCCGCCCGTTTTCCTGTAAAACCTGAAGGATCTGCTTGTCGTATTTATCCAAATCCATATCCGCTACTCCATATAAATAGATTTATGCCATAAAAATTAAGCTTTCAGCAATAATATTGCTCATTTAATTTATTTTGAAGTATTTTCGCAATTTTATAGCGGCTACTTCTCTTTATACTGGTCAGCAATTGAAGCACACCATGCCCCTCGTCGCTAAACAGGTAACGTTCGGGCACAACAGGAATACTGGAGCCGAACATGCTTGCCAACCCCGCAGAAAAATACCGCCCTTTTCAAGGCATCCAACTTACGGATCGCCAATGGCCGAGTAGAACCATTACCCAACCTCCCATATGGATGAGTACGGACCTGCGTGACGGCAACCAGGCACTGATCAATCCGATGTCCATCGAAACCAAAATGCGCTTCTTTAAAGCACTGGTGGCGATGGGCTTCAAGGAAATCGAAGTAGGCTTCCCTTCTGCCTCCGACATCGATTTCCAGTTTGTTCGCCAGCTCATCGAGCATGGCCATATCCCGGAAGATGTCACCATCGAAGTACTAACCCAGGCACGCAAAGAGCTAATTGAAAAAACCATTGATAGCCTGCAGGGTGCCAAACGGGCCATTCTGCATGTATACAACCCGCTGGCTCCCGAGTTTCGCCGAATTGTCTACAACACCGATAAGGCCGGCGCAAAAGCCATTGCCGTGCAAGCCACCCAATGGAGCAAAGAACTGACCGCTCAACACCCCGAAACCGAGTGGGTCTACCAGTATTCACCGGAAACCTTCTCCAGTACCGAAGTGGAGTTTGCCAAGGAAGTGTGTGACGCGGTGATTGATGTATGGCAACCCACCCCCGAACACAAAATGATTATCAACCTGCCCGCCACCGTGGAAATGAGCACACCGAACACCTTTGCCGACCAGGTGGAGTGGATGCACAGAAACATCAATAAGCGGGATTCGGTGATCATCAGCGTCCACCCTCACAACGACCGAGGCACCGCCGTAGCGGCGGCGGAACTGGCAGTAATGGCCGGCGCTGACCGGGTAGAAGGTTGCCTGTTCGGTAACGGTGAACGCACCGGTAATGTGGACCTGGTAACCCTGGCCCTGAACCTTTACTCACAGGGCGTCCACCCAAACCTCGATTTTTCCAATATTGACCAAGTACGAAGACTGGTAGAAGAGTGCAACCAGATTCCAGTTCACCCGCGCCACCCCTATGTGGGCGAACTGGTGTACACCGCCTTTTCCGGCTCCCACCAGGACGCCATCAAAAAAGGCTTCGCCCAACAACAAGCGGGCGCAATCTGGGAAGTACCTTACCTCCCCATCGACCCGGCAGACCTGAACCGCAGTTACGATGCAGTAGTGAGAGTCAATGCGCAATCGGGTAAAGGGGGGGTGAGCTACCTGCTACAAGCCGAAACCGGACTGGAACTGCCGCGCCGCCTGCAAATCGAGTTCAGCCGAATCGTACAAGCCGTAAGCGATGCCACGGGTAAGGAAGTCACTGGCCACGAAGTGGCGAAACTGTTTGGACAAGAATACTTCGATGCAGTCACCCCCTTTGAATTCACCAGTTGCAGCTACCTGCAAAAACACAGTGAACAGATGGAAGTCAGCATTGAAATATACGATAACCAGAAGCAAGAAATCATTAGCCTCCACGGCACAGGCAACGGGCCAATCGACGCTACCGTCAACGCCATCAACGCGTTTACCTCTTATAACGTAGAGCTTGTGGACTATCACGAACACGGCATCGGAGAAGGCTCGGACGCAACCGCGGTAACCTATGTGGATGTAAAAATTAATGGCAGCTCAGCAACCTTTGGTGTAGGCAAGGACGCCAATATTATTCATTCCGCCATAAAAGCACTTGTAAATGGCATTAATCGATTTCAAACAAGCCAGGAAAAGGTTGAATCACACAAAGCAACAGCTGAGGCCTGAACAGCACGAACATAAACAGCAGACATAAAAAAACCGCCATAACGGCGGTTTTTTTTCAGGCAATTCCTCTTACTTGGAATTGTTGATCATATAGTCAACCGTTGCCTTTAGGTCATCATCGGAACAGTCGAAACACAAACCTTTTGCTGGCATGCCGTTGAAGCCGCTGATAGCAGATACATACAAAACATCTACGCCTTTAGCAATACGTGGTGCCCAGGCAGCAACATCACCTAATTTAGGCGCATTCGCCGCACCTGTTGCATGACACGTTGTACACTTTGATTTGTAAATATCTTCGCCAGAACGTGCACCACCTGCACCCGCCGCATCGCCCGCTGGCGCCGCCGCACAATCTTCACCTTCCATACAAAGGTCGCCCACAGGCTTAACACGATCTTCAACAGTTTCAGCTGTTACCAATACCGAAGCTGCAAGTAACAGGCTTGCCACCCCTGATAAAATATATTTCATAGCAATTCACCCTAATACAAGTCGATAGTCATTATTTTAAACCGGCCGGATTATAGCCGAAGCTGGAACAAATGTCCGTGGGACATAGACGTATAACAAAATCAGCGGTATTATTCCCGCCCTCGCTGTCGAGCGTAAACCGCTGCAAAGCCTAATCGCTCACAAAACAAACAGCGAAATCAGCCGCAGCTCAGCTGGGTGAGGTAAGCGGAAACGAAGCACCGCTTCGTGCGCAACCGAACGACAATAATCTAGGATTATTGGACGGACCTTCGCACAGCGAAGGGAGTAGGTGCAGTGCAAAGCACTGCTAACCTGACAAACAAATAGAATTTAGATATACAGCTTTAACATACACCCGTAGCTCAGCTGGGTGAGGTAAGCGGAAACGAAGCATTGCTTCGTGCGCAACCGAACGACAATAATCTACGATTATTGGACGGACCTTCGCACAGCGAAGGGAGTAGGTGCAGTGCAAAGCACTGCTAACCTGACAAACAAACAGAATTTAGATACACCGCTTTAACATGCACCCGTAGCTCAGCTGGATAGAGTAGGTGGCTTCGAACCACTTGGTCGGGAGTTCGAATCTCTCCGGGTGCGCCATATAAGAAAACCTCGTTTGCGAAAACGGGGTTTTTTTGTATCTAAAAATCAGAAAATGGAAATGGCCTGCAAGCCTGATAAACAGTGGGATTAACCCGTTTATTCAGCTTGAAAGCGCTAACCAAATAAACCCAATAAGCCAACGCATACCAACTTTACCTTCCCGATTTTTGCACACACTCATCAAAAGAAATTCACCCCTTGTGTCCAATTTGTGTCCACCCTTTATGACGCCTTTAATTTCAGTAACGTCAGGGTAGGCGTATTTCCGTTTACATCCAGAATTTTATTACTTGCGTCAATCAACTCTTGAATTTCAACAGCCGAATAATGCGTAGTAATATCGTGGTTGGTGTGCCCAAGTAAAACTCGTCGAGTTTCATTAGTAAGGCAATCCTTCTCAAGCCCCGACTAGGTTCCTACCTCTCCGGGGTTATTTTTTGCACGAATAATATAGCTTCTCAGTTGCATGGCACCACACCAATCAACAGCAATCCACTAAGCTCTAATTTTCACAGTAAAAAGCAGAAAGAACGCTATGAAACTGCATATTTTATTTGCCATTTTTACCGCAGCACTTCTAAGTAGTTGCGGCGGAGGCTCTACGAAAACTTCAAACGAAAATCCTGGTTCTAGCTCGTCATCAACTTCAAGCAGTTCCAGCTCCTCA includes:
- a CDS encoding Lrp/AsnC family transcriptional regulator, whose product is MDLDKYDKQILQVLQENGRVSNQELADSISLSPSPCLRRVRALEEAGLIDGYVALLNAKKLGLTLMSFIHISMDKHSPDRFETFEKKVSQFAEVLECHLITGQAADYLLKVIVKDMDAYQQFLLNKLTTIEGVSGVHSSFVLKSPMSRTALPVG
- the leuA gene encoding 2-isopropylmalate synthase; translated protein: MLANPAEKYRPFQGIQLTDRQWPSRTITQPPIWMSTDLRDGNQALINPMSIETKMRFFKALVAMGFKEIEVGFPSASDIDFQFVRQLIEHGHIPEDVTIEVLTQARKELIEKTIDSLQGAKRAILHVYNPLAPEFRRIVYNTDKAGAKAIAVQATQWSKELTAQHPETEWVYQYSPETFSSTEVEFAKEVCDAVIDVWQPTPEHKMIINLPATVEMSTPNTFADQVEWMHRNINKRDSVIISVHPHNDRGTAVAAAELAVMAGADRVEGCLFGNGERTGNVDLVTLALNLYSQGVHPNLDFSNIDQVRRLVEECNQIPVHPRHPYVGELVYTAFSGSHQDAIKKGFAQQQAGAIWEVPYLPIDPADLNRSYDAVVRVNAQSGKGGVSYLLQAETGLELPRRLQIEFSRIVQAVSDATGKEVTGHEVAKLFGQEYFDAVTPFEFTSCSYLQKHSEQMEVSIEIYDNQKQEIISLHGTGNGPIDATVNAINAFTSYNVELVDYHEHGIGEGSDATAVTYVDVKINGSSATFGVGKDANIIHSAIKALVNGINRFQTSQEKVESHKATAEA
- a CDS encoding c-type cytochrome; amino-acid sequence: MAMKYILSGVASLLLAASVLVTAETVEDRVKPVGDLCMEGEDCAAAPAGDAAGAGGARSGEDIYKSKCTTCHATGAANAPKLGDVAAWAPRIAKGVDVLYVSAISGFNGMPAKGLCFDCSDDDLKATVDYMINNSK